Proteins encoded together in one Lathyrus oleraceus cultivar Zhongwan6 chromosome 5, CAAS_Psat_ZW6_1.0, whole genome shotgun sequence window:
- the LOC127078851 gene encoding protein FAR1-RELATED SEQUENCE 6: protein MDSSSIFIECGSSQGEDVEVDHGDCGGDNDDTLWVSAIGMCFSCLEKVKTYYQEYALKRGLDGGLDHREKEMTGSPTKARLFKANKKMNLHVRRTIQINDDAGVRINKTFQSLVKDAKGHGNIPFFEIYVRNYINKECRAIGKEGDGKALISYFCKMREQNTDFFYDIDLNDNFHVRNVFWADARSRAAYEYFGDVVTFDTTYLTNKYDMPFVAFVGVNHHEKAPLGIVTDQCKAMKNAIELVFPTTRHRWCLWHIMKKNPEKLSGYGEYKRIKNVMKEVVYDTFTTASFEQKWCSFIEKFDLQENDWLGGLYIERHRWTPTLLRKYSWEIG, encoded by the exons ATGGACAGTTCAAGCATTTTTATAGAATGTGGTAGTAGTCAAGGGGAAGATGTAGAAGTTGATCACGGTGATTGTGGTGGTGATAATGATGACACACTTTGGGTTTCTGCAATTGGGATGTGTTTTTCTTGTCTAGAGAAAGTTAAAACATATTATCAAGAGTATGCTTTAAAAAGGGGTTTGGATGGAGGATTAGATCATAGAGAAAAGGAGATGACGGGGAG CCCTACAAAAGCAAGATTGTTCAAGGCTAACAAGAAAATGAACTTACATGTGAGGAGAACAATCCAAATCAATGATGATGCGGGAGTAAGGATCAACAAGACTTTTCAATCGCTTGTTAAAGATGCAAAAGGACATGGAAATATTCCCTTTTTTGAAATATATGTGAGGAATTATATTAACAAAGAGTGTCGTGCAATTGGAAAAGAAGGTGATGGTAAGGCTTTGATTAGTTATTTTTGTAAAATGAGGGAACAAAATACAGATTTCTTCTATGACATAGATTTGAATGATAATTTTCATGTAAGGAATGTATTTTGGGCTGATGCAAGAAGTAGAGCCGCTTACGAATATTTTGGAGATGTTGTAACTTTTGACACAACATACTTGACTAACAAGTATGACATGCCTTTTGTTGCATTCGTGGGTGTAAATCACCATG AAAAAGCACCTTTGGGTATTGTGACCGACCAATGTAAGGCTATGAAAAATGCTATTGAGTTAGTCTTTCCTACAACTCGTCATAGGTGGTGTTTATGGCATATAATGAAAAAAAATCCAGAAAAGCTTAGTGGATATGGTGAATACAAAAGGATCAAGAATGTAATGAAAGAAGTAGTCTATGATACATTTACAACAGCTAGTTTTGAACAAAAATGGTGTTCGTTCATAGAAAAGTTTGATCTCCAAGAAAATGATTGGTTGGGTGGGTTGTATATTGAGCGTCATAGGTGGACACCAACTTTGTTAAGGAAATATAGTTGGGAAATTGGTTAA